A window of the Zeugodacus cucurbitae isolate PBARC_wt_2022May chromosome 2, idZeuCucr1.2, whole genome shotgun sequence genome harbors these coding sequences:
- the LOC105213707 gene encoding BRCA1-associated protein, translating to MPNQVSLCIIKFEIDPQLSEDFEPGATAAEHPTNPRMLKERERDRGLRQANQIVIETYTNRLCAEGEELQAAGAVAQQLTAVGGETSTPIDMSGERKRDLRSTASGSREATPLEEGQCAPEFPKEIGFFSGNPEVTNGIVHLYKKNERKELKEGPSDKLCLLAVPASVSCHDLMGFVAPCQSAIRHIRIVRDGSPNQFMVILEFRSNAAALEFYQSYNGAAYNLLEPDSLCHAVWVSEIERGGDGVPPVGHTELPNCPVCLERMDESVDGVLTILCNHAFHANCLIKWGDSTCPVCRHVQTPELLENSVCMECEGTDSLWICLICGHVGCGRYQGGHAAAHYRATNHTFAMQLGTSSVWDYAGDNFVHRLFQNKTDGKLVATANDEGEEKIDSMQLEFTYLLTSQLDTQRKYYEDRLDRLEMEWRDFKAGADNDSSKVSALEQKVQTLTKEKQTLERKLTQNATKLKDMQKQLAEEREFSKTLQSNHSSWQTKYATLEKQYKEYKEAREAELNDVKEQLRDIMFYMQAQSKIADSELKDEIVGGTVVVPEAEASTSSGKAARRKKKH from the exons atgccaaATCAGGTTTCACTGTGCATTATAAAGTTCGAAATTGACCCACAGCTGAGTGAGGATTTTG AACCTGGCGCAACAGCTGCGGAACACCCCACTAATCCGCGCATGCTAAAAGAACGTGAACGAGATCGCGGTCTACGGCAAGCCAACCAGATTGTAATTGAAACATACACAAATCGTTTGTGTGCAGAAGGGGAGGAGTTGCAGGCGGCAGGAGCAGTAGCGCAGCAACTAACAGCCGTTGGAGGTGAAACTTCTACACCGATTGATATGAGTGGCGAGCGTAAAAGGGATTTGCGATCAACTGCAAGTGGTTCACGTGAAGCCACACCACTTGAAGAAGGACAATGTGCGCCAGAATTTCCCAAGGAAATTGGATTTTTCTCCGGCAATCCGGAAGTCACCAATGGCATTGTGCATTTATACAAGAAAAA tgaGCGTAAGGAATTAAAAGAGGGACCTTCCGATAAGTTGTGCTTGCTTGCGGTGCCCGCTAGTGTAAGCTGCCACGATTTAATGGGTTTTGTAGCGCCCTGTCAATCGGCGATTCGACACATACGCATTGTACGCGACGGCAGTCCCAACCAATTTATGGTGATATTAga ATTTCGTTCGAACGCTGCCGCCTTAGAGTTTTACCAGTCATACAATGGCGCTGCATATAATTTGCTGGAGCCAGACTCTCTCTGTCATGCCGTTTGGGTTTCAGAAATTGAACGCGGCGGGGATGGTGTGCCACCAGTGGGTCATACCGAACTACCCAACTGTCCAG TTTGCTTGGAGCGCATGGACGAGAGTGTCGATGGCGTATTGACCATACTTTGTAATCATGCCTTTCATGCCAACTGCCTTATCAAATGGGGTGATTCAACATGTCCAGTTTGTCGTCATGTGCAGACACCCGAGTTGCTTGAGAACTCTGTTTGTATGGAGTGTGAGGGCACGGATTCCCTGTGGATTTGTCTGATTTGCGGTCATGTCGGTTGTGGTCGTTACCAAGGTGGGCATGCTGCCGCACATTATCGTGCCACAAATCACACTTTTGCCATGCAGTTAGGCACATCGAGTGTCTGGGACTATGCAGGAGACAACTTCGTGCATCGTCTCTTTCAAAATAAGACTGATGGGAAACTGGTCGCAACTGCTAACGACGAAGGAGAAGAGAAGATTGATTCAATGCAACTGGAATTCACATATTTACTCACCTCGCAACTGGATACGCAGCGCAAGTATTATGAAGATCGTTTAGATCGCCTAGAAATGGAGTGGCGTGACTTCAAAGCCGGTGCTGACAATGATAGTAGCAAAGTCAGCGCTTTGGAACAAAAAGTGCAAACATTGACTAAAGAAAAGCAGACACTGGAACGCAAATTGACACAAAATGCCACAAA ATTAAAGGATATGCAAAAGCAACTGGCCGAAGAGCGTGAGTTCTCCAAAACGTTGCAGAGCAATCATAGCTCTTGGCAGACTAAATATGCAACTCTGGAAAAACAATATAAAGAATACAAGGAGGCGCGTGAAGCTGAGTTGAACGATGTCAAGGAGCAACTGCGCGACATTATGTTTTACATGCAGGCGCAGAGCAAAATTGCCGATTCCGAGCTGAAAGATGAGATTGTTGGTGGCACGGTGGTTGTACCTGAAGCTGAAGCAAGCACTTCTTCAGGAAAAGCGGCCAGACGAAAGAAGAAACATTAA